A single genomic interval of Helianthus annuus cultivar XRQ/B chromosome 13, HanXRQr2.0-SUNRISE, whole genome shotgun sequence harbors:
- the LOC110898853 gene encoding uncharacterized protein LOC110898853, producing MDESSKVSSQQEEEVIKKKYGGIVPKKPPLISKDHERAYFDSADWALGKQGVEKPKGPLEALRPKLQPTQQQTRYRKSPCAPADGDDGTQAAEDTPMNA from the exons ATGGACGAGTCATCTAAGGTTTCATCACAACAGGAG GAGGAAGTCATTAAGAAGAAGTACGGAGGTATCGTGCCAAAAAAGCCACCACTTATTTCTAAG GATCATGAACGGGCTTATTTTGATTCAGCCGACTGGGCTCTTGGAAAG CAAGGTGTAGAGAAGCCTAAAGGACCTCTTGAGGCGCTTCGGCCTAAACTGCAA CCAACTCAACAGCAAACGCGATATAGGAAATCACCTTGTGCGCCAGCAGATGGAGATG ATGGTACACAAGCAGCAGAAGACACACCCATGAATGCATGA
- the LOC110898852 gene encoding pectin acetylesterase 5, which yields MAITQRRGCRSYITILHQRWGKRESAIAVAGFAAVLLTFSFILSSDSSSSDRFSGTGTDGFVPLTFLSNAVQRGAYCLDGSVPAYHFQKGFGYGSRRWVLHIEGGGWCNTVASCTFRKTTALGSSKYMDHQVLFSGILSGDQSHNPDFYNWNKVKIRYCDGASFTGHPESERNNDTKLFFRGQLIWEAMMDELLSIGLSNAQEALLSGCSAGGLATLIHCDDFREILPKDARVKCLSDAGFFLNEQDVAGNATIQSFYHDVVHLQGTAGSLKQDCVAKMEPSKCFFPQNFVKSINTPVFFVNPTYDFWQIKNILVPRSADPRGHWHNCHLNIRNCSPEQIEVLQGFRNSFLKALSELQQMKDVGMFINSCYIHCQTWISETWHGPYSPKINNKTIAESVGDWFFERKVSKHIDCPYPCNPTCYHMDFTLHRR from the exons ATGGCGATCACGCAACGAAGAGGATGCCGCAGTTACATAACAATTTTGCACCAACGATGGGGAAAACGTGAATCGGCGATTGCCGTAGCTGGATTCGCCGCTGTTCTTCTAACATTCTCGTTCATCCTTTCATCAGATTCATCTTCCTCCGATCGTTTCTCCGGCACCGGTACTGACGGTTTTGTACCGCTTACTTTTTTAAGCAATGCTGTTCAACGAGGCGCCT ATTGTTTAGATGGAAGTGTTCCTGCATACCATTTTCAGAAGGGTTTTGGATATGGCTCTAGGAGATGGGTTCTACATATTGAG GGTGGAGGTTGGTGCAATACAGTAGCTTCTTGTACTTTCCGTAAGACAACCGCCCTAGGATCTTCAAAGTACATGGATCACCAAGTTCTGTTTTCTGGAATTTTGAGTGGTGATCAGTCCCATAATCCAG atttctaTAACTGGAACAAGGTCAAGATACGGTACTGTGATGGTGCATCTTTTACTGGGCACCCTGAAAGTGAGcgaaat AATGATACTAAACTTTTCTTCAGAGGTCAACTCATATGGGAAGCAATGATGGATGAGCTCTTGTCAATTGGATTATCTAATGCTCAAGAG GCACTTCTTTCTGGATGTTCAGCTGGAGGACTTGCAACACTCATCCACTGTGATGATTTCAGAGAAATTTTGCCGAAAGATGCCAGAGTCAAATGTTTATCTGATGCAGGTTTCTTTCTTAATGA GCAAGATGTTGCTGGTAATGCCACCATCCAGTCATTTTACCATGATGTTGTCCATCTTCAG GGTACAGCAGGAAGCTTAAAACAGGATTGTGTAGCCAAAATGGAACCATCCAAG TGTTTCTTTCCTCAAAATTTTGTGAAAAGCATAAATACACCAGTTTTCTTTGTCAACCCAACTTATGACTTTTGGCAG ATAAAAAACATTTTGGTACCTCGTTCAGCAGATCCTCGTGGTCATTGGCACAATTGCCATCTTAACATTCGCAATTGTagtcctgaacagattgaagtgCTCCAAG GATTCAGAAATTCATTTTTGAAGGCATTGTCAGAATTACAGCAAATGAAGGATGTGGGAATGTTTATAAATTCTTGCTATATTCACTGCCAAACATGGATATCTGAAACTTGGCATGGTCCATATTCTCCCAAAATTAATAACAAG ACAATTGCAGAATCCGTTGGTGATTGGTTTTTCGAACGAAAAGTATCAAAGCATATTGATTGTCCATATCCTTGCAATCCTACTTGCTACCATATGGATTTCACTCTTCATCGACGATAA
- the LOC110901416 gene encoding uncharacterized protein LOC110901416, with product MCYNNLRYFNERNETAPKCPFYVHNHLYKRGYLLVDGIYPSWSVFVKLIPYPHEVDQKKFKRQHEAARKDIERAFGVLKAKWGVLSRPMRARSVKKIRSVVYTCIILHNIILKDEGRAIAPVHIRDPPVEPTLDDTVLGELMDEDTHWRLKHNLINHLASQDLPHLLVDSDED from the coding sequence ATGTGCtacaacaatctccgttattttaACGAACGAAATGAAACCGCGCCAAAATGTCCATTTTACGTTCACAACCATTTATACAAACGTGGTTATTTGCTCGTGGATGGAATCTACCCTTCGTGGTCTGTGTTTGTGAAGTTGATCCCTTACCCTCACGAAGTAGACCAAAAGAAATTCAAGAGGCAACATGAGGCGGCAAGAAAAGACAtcgaacgggcttttggtgttttgaaaGCGAAATGGGGTGTATTGAGTCGACCGATGCGAGCAAGATCCGTTAAAAAAATTAGGAGTGTTGTGTACACATgtattattttacacaacataATTTTGAAAGATGAaggaagggcgatagcaccggtgcACATTCGGGATCCTCCGGTCGAGCCAACTCTAGACGATACGGTGTTGGGCGAGTTGATGGATGAAGacacgcattggagactaaaacacaATCTCATAAATCATCTCGCAAGTCAAGATTTACCCCACCTTTTGGTCGATTCCGACGAAGACTAG